A genomic region of Catalinimonas niigatensis contains the following coding sequences:
- a CDS encoding Gfo/Idh/MocA family protein has translation MQKINIGVAGLGFIGPAHIEALRRIPNLEVVAVSDFTDEIAQSKATALGIDHAYGNFDALLKHEGIQCIHICTPNHLHYDMAKKALEAGKHVVCEKPLATTVAQAEELVELAKKKGLVNAVHFNLRFYPLVKQMRAMRESGELGEIFSVIGTYLQDWLYYATDYNWRLEPEMSGDSRAIADIGSHLLDLIEYISGLEITEVMADFSTVHKTRKKPLKPVETYSGKMLKPEDYQDVPINTEDYATVLLRFNNGNKGVVTVSQVAAGRKNRINLEFSGSEQAMQWCSESPNELWIGKRDTANQSLLRDPALVHPSAAQAISFPGGHNEGFPDTSKQMFKEVYAAVSAGKHEEDKYATFAHGLRELRLCDAIVASDKKQAWVKL, from the coding sequence ATGCAAAAAATTAACATTGGCGTAGCAGGGCTGGGCTTTATAGGTCCCGCCCACATTGAAGCGCTACGCAGAATCCCCAATTTAGAGGTTGTCGCTGTCAGCGATTTTACAGATGAAATTGCTCAATCCAAAGCCACGGCACTCGGCATAGATCATGCCTACGGTAATTTTGATGCACTGCTAAAGCACGAAGGTATACAGTGCATTCATATATGTACCCCTAACCACCTTCATTACGACATGGCCAAAAAAGCCCTGGAAGCAGGCAAGCATGTTGTATGTGAAAAACCTTTGGCTACCACTGTGGCACAAGCTGAAGAACTGGTAGAGCTGGCTAAGAAGAAAGGTCTTGTCAATGCGGTGCATTTCAATCTGCGTTTTTATCCACTGGTAAAACAGATGAGAGCGATGCGGGAAAGTGGTGAGTTGGGCGAAATTTTTTCTGTCATTGGTACGTATCTGCAGGATTGGCTCTACTATGCTACTGATTATAACTGGCGCCTGGAGCCGGAAATGTCCGGGGACTCAAGAGCTATTGCCGACATTGGTTCACACCTGCTTGATCTGATAGAATATATTTCAGGGCTGGAGATTACTGAGGTGATGGCTGATTTCAGCACAGTCCATAAAACCCGTAAGAAGCCTCTGAAGCCCGTAGAAACTTACTCCGGCAAAATGCTGAAACCTGAAGATTATCAGGATGTGCCCATTAATACTGAAGATTACGCTACCGTTTTATTACGATTTAACAATGGAAACAAAGGTGTAGTGACGGTAAGCCAGGTAGCAGCGGGAAGAAAAAATCGTATCAACCTGGAGTTTTCCGGTTCTGAACAGGCCATGCAATGGTGCTCCGAATCCCCTAACGAATTGTGGATTGGTAAACGTGATACTGCCAACCAGTCTTTGCTGCGAGATCCAGCCCTGGTACATCCCAGTGCCGCTCAGGCGATCTCTTTTCCGGGTGGGCATAATGAAGGCTTTCCTGATACTTCCAAGCAAATGTTTAAGGAAGTATATGCAGCGGTCAGTGCCGGTAAGCACGAAGAAGATAAGTATGCTACTTTTGCCCACGGCCTACGCGAGCTTAGACTCTGCGATGCTATCGTAGCTAGTGATAAAAAGCAGGCATGGGTGAAGTTATAA
- a CDS encoding aminotransferase class V-fold PLP-dependent enzyme — protein sequence MIFRRRVLKMLSGLPLGSLMIGGMTSAVNAKEGKSAKLVSLSENAHYKQGKSIYMPLGVRPLINARGTVTIVGATRMLPEVQQAMDKAVREYVQLDELMEGVGQRLATLTGTEWGIVTSGASAALTVATAGCVSGGNPDKLWQIPNLVGMKDEVIIPSYSRTAYDAAAKAVGMRMVEVSNVEELKAALGPRTALVMVLAGSRSENGPLSLKEIASLARPQGVPILVDAAAEGLEVPNPHIAQGADLVVYSGGKYLRGPQCAGLLLGRKDLVQASWIASAPHHGFGRGFKVGREEIMGMLTAAEMWMKRDHDKEWRTWTSWANHIANRLEKISGVETEILIPQGRSNRAPTLQVQWDMEKISLSGYEVEQLLWDGAPRIAVSGMGSFLPFPPNTQPTISINPSQLEAGEEKIIAERVFEVLSQPPAVEKRDVPAAYDISGQWDLEMKFAASTEQQSLLLEQEGNKLRGIHRASFGPRDLQGTLQGSNVLLRSSYKGQGVRLNFEFTGKVNGDRMEGKVSLSEYGMAAWKAKRRTH from the coding sequence ATGATTTTTAGAAGAAGAGTCTTGAAGATGCTTTCCGGCTTACCTTTGGGTAGTCTGATGATTGGAGGAATGACAAGCGCAGTAAACGCCAAAGAAGGGAAATCTGCTAAGCTTGTATCTCTATCGGAGAATGCACATTATAAGCAAGGCAAAAGTATTTATATGCCCCTTGGAGTGCGTCCCTTGATCAATGCTAGAGGAACAGTAACGATTGTGGGCGCCACTCGGATGCTACCGGAAGTACAGCAAGCTATGGATAAAGCAGTGCGGGAATATGTACAACTGGATGAACTGATGGAAGGTGTCGGGCAACGATTGGCTACACTTACAGGTACAGAATGGGGCATTGTGACCTCCGGTGCTTCGGCAGCCTTGACTGTAGCCACAGCGGGTTGTGTGAGTGGAGGAAATCCGGACAAGCTCTGGCAAATTCCCAACCTTGTCGGTATGAAAGATGAAGTGATCATTCCGTCCTATTCAAGAACGGCTTATGATGCCGCAGCCAAAGCAGTAGGCATGCGCATGGTTGAGGTTTCTAATGTGGAAGAGCTGAAAGCAGCCCTTGGACCCCGAACGGCCTTAGTTATGGTGCTGGCAGGAAGCCGTTCTGAGAATGGTCCGCTCTCTCTCAAAGAGATTGCCTCACTTGCCCGGCCACAGGGTGTACCCATCTTGGTGGATGCAGCAGCCGAAGGATTGGAGGTACCGAACCCACACATTGCTCAAGGAGCCGACCTGGTAGTGTATAGTGGTGGAAAATATCTGAGGGGTCCTCAATGTGCAGGTTTACTGCTGGGGCGCAAAGATCTGGTGCAGGCTTCCTGGATAGCCAGTGCTCCCCATCATGGTTTTGGACGAGGATTTAAAGTGGGTCGTGAGGAAATCATGGGCATGCTAACCGCCGCTGAGATGTGGATGAAGCGCGACCATGACAAAGAATGGCGAACCTGGACTTCCTGGGCTAATCATATCGCAAATCGTCTGGAGAAAATTTCAGGTGTGGAAACAGAGATCCTCATTCCCCAAGGACGCTCCAACCGTGCTCCTACACTACAGGTACAATGGGATATGGAAAAAATATCGCTTAGCGGTTATGAGGTTGAGCAGCTTTTGTGGGATGGAGCACCCAGAATTGCGGTGAGCGGTATGGGAAGCTTTCTACCCTTTCCCCCTAATACACAGCCTACTATCAGCATCAATCCTTCGCAGTTGGAGGCAGGTGAAGAAAAAATCATCGCAGAACGGGTTTTTGAAGTGCTTTCTCAACCTCCGGCAGTGGAAAAAAGAGATGTGCCTGCTGCTTATGATATCAGCGGGCAATGGGACTTGGAAATGAAGTTTGCAGCCAGCACAGAGCAACAGTCACTCCTACTGGAGCAGGAAGGCAATAAGCTGAGAGGTATACACCGTGCCAGCTTTGGCCCACGCGATCTGCAGGGGACATTGCAGGGAAGCAACGTTCTCTTGCGAAGCTCATACAAAGGTCAGGGGGTACGCCTCAACTTTGAATTTACCGGCAAGGTAAATGGCGATCGCATGGAAGGAAAAGTAAGCCTTTCCGAGTATGGCATGGCAGCATGGAAAGCAAAACGTCGTACCCATTAA
- a CDS encoding DUF4350 domain-containing protein — MRKEWKYYLILGGALLLLVLVEILTPKPTDWTFSLHYKHKSPYGTYVLFESLPYLFPEQSVRPVYRTLYELKDVGYAQENILLFAADFAPDQQDTEVLWSMLESGGYVMATARQFGGALADTLKLETEVKLKETITEENDTLRIQESLYYFSAYDSSRIEVLATNEAGKPVLLRFNYGDGALLLSSVPQMYTNYFMLQGELHQETAQSLNNLPLRDVLWNEYYHLGRMEPTTPLRFLLSASALRWALYISVGGLLLFIFFESKRRQRAIPVVEPPGNSTVEFVQTVSNLFLRNSNHQEMAKKKIIYFREYLLSHFRLDGDWQDENFRERVAHKTGKSRTEVNEVFDRLTRLQAKQHLSSEELLALNQKIDTFYSQEAII, encoded by the coding sequence ATGAGGAAGGAATGGAAATATTACCTGATACTAGGAGGGGCGCTTTTGCTCCTGGTTTTGGTAGAAATATTGACACCCAAACCTACCGACTGGACCTTTAGCCTACATTATAAGCATAAAAGCCCTTACGGGACGTATGTTTTATTTGAGAGCCTGCCTTACCTGTTTCCTGAACAGTCAGTCAGGCCAGTGTACCGAACCTTGTATGAGCTGAAAGATGTAGGATACGCACAGGAGAACATTCTGTTGTTTGCCGCAGACTTTGCTCCTGACCAGCAGGATACAGAAGTGCTGTGGAGTATGCTGGAGAGTGGAGGTTATGTTATGGCTACTGCCCGTCAATTTGGTGGAGCGCTGGCCGATACGCTTAAGCTGGAAACAGAGGTAAAATTGAAAGAGACAATTACTGAGGAAAATGATACACTGAGAATACAGGAAAGCCTCTATTATTTTTCTGCTTATGATTCTAGCCGTATAGAAGTGTTGGCTACAAATGAAGCAGGAAAGCCGGTATTGTTACGTTTCAATTATGGAGATGGAGCATTACTGCTGAGTAGCGTGCCCCAGATGTATACCAATTATTTTATGTTACAAGGAGAGCTTCATCAGGAAACTGCCCAGTCACTCAATAATCTCCCATTGCGGGATGTGTTATGGAACGAATATTACCATCTGGGAAGAATGGAGCCGACCACACCTTTGCGCTTTTTACTAAGCGCATCAGCTCTGCGATGGGCTTTGTATATAAGTGTGGGAGGACTATTGCTGTTCATCTTTTTTGAGTCCAAACGGAGACAAAGGGCAATTCCGGTGGTAGAGCCTCCCGGCAACTCGACCGTAGAATTTGTACAAACAGTGAGCAATCTTTTTTTGCGAAACAGCAATCATCAGGAGATGGCAAAGAAAAAAATCATTTACTTTCGGGAGTATCTGCTCAGTCATTTCCGACTGGATGGAGATTGGCAGGACGAAAACTTCCGTGAACGAGTAGCGCATAAAACCGGAAAGTCACGAACAGAGGTAAATGAAGTTTTTGACCGCCTCACAAGGTTGCAGGCCAAGCAGCATCTCTCATCAGAAGAACTGTTAGCGTTAAACCAAAAAATAGATACCTTTTATTCTCAAGAAGCTATTATCTGA
- a CDS encoding DUF58 domain-containing protein, whose amino-acid sequence MKVLRSLYLTKRFYVSLIAVVLLFVLSFSFGWLFRVAQLSLFVWLLLIIADMLLLYNTKKGISSHRFTPDRLSNGDENLLKVHVANHYVFTANLSIIDEIPVQFQKRDFDIRLQLPSAKSHTLHYSLRPVKRGVYEFGALNVYVASPLHLLMRRFQFSQDKSVPVYPSFIQMRKYELMAISSNLTELGIKRIRRFGHNREFEQIKEYVAGDDFRTINWKATARRGGLMVNKYQDERSQQVYALIDKGRTMKMPFEEMSLLDYAINASLVISNIAIKKEDKAGLITFQHKVQQMVPAGKRSNQMHLIMEALYAQKTAYKEADFEALYVQVKRQIRQRSLLLLFTNFESLSSMERQLPYLRRLAATHVLVVILFKNTELYKLLHQKAHNIQEVYQKTVAEKFALEKKVMTETLHKHGIYTVLSTPQQLSVDTINKYLELKARGVI is encoded by the coding sequence GTGAAAGTACTTCGTTCCTTATATCTCACCAAACGCTTTTATGTAAGCCTGATCGCAGTCGTGTTGCTTTTTGTGCTGAGCTTTAGCTTTGGCTGGTTGTTTCGTGTCGCACAGCTGAGTTTGTTTGTATGGCTGCTGCTGATCATCGCTGATATGCTTTTACTATATAATACCAAAAAAGGAATCAGTAGCCATCGCTTTACTCCCGACCGTCTCTCCAATGGAGACGAAAACCTTTTGAAGGTACATGTAGCCAATCATTATGTTTTTACAGCAAATCTGAGCATCATAGATGAGATTCCCGTTCAATTTCAAAAGAGAGATTTTGATATCAGGCTACAACTCCCTTCTGCCAAATCCCATACTTTACACTATAGCCTGCGGCCGGTGAAGCGCGGTGTATATGAGTTTGGAGCATTGAATGTATATGTGGCTTCTCCCCTACATTTACTGATGCGCCGTTTCCAATTCTCTCAGGATAAATCGGTTCCGGTTTACCCTTCGTTCATTCAAATGCGCAAATATGAGCTGATGGCTATTTCCAGCAACCTGACAGAACTGGGCATCAAGCGTATCCGCAGGTTTGGACATAATCGGGAATTTGAGCAGATCAAGGAATATGTAGCTGGAGATGATTTTCGTACCATCAACTGGAAAGCAACCGCCCGACGAGGAGGCCTAATGGTCAACAAATATCAGGATGAACGCTCACAGCAGGTATATGCGCTGATAGACAAAGGGCGTACCATGAAAATGCCTTTTGAAGAAATGAGTCTGCTGGATTATGCCATCAATGCCAGCCTGGTCATCAGCAATATCGCGATCAAAAAAGAAGACAAAGCCGGACTGATTACCTTTCAGCACAAAGTGCAGCAAATGGTTCCTGCCGGTAAGCGGAGCAACCAGATGCACCTGATTATGGAAGCCTTATATGCCCAGAAAACGGCCTACAAAGAAGCTGATTTTGAGGCGTTGTATGTACAGGTAAAGCGACAGATCAGGCAGCGCAGTTTGTTGTTATTATTTACCAACTTTGAATCCCTCTCTTCTATGGAGCGGCAGCTTCCTTATCTGCGCAGGCTGGCAGCCACCCATGTACTGGTGGTGATTCTGTTTAAGAATACCGAACTATACAAATTATTGCACCAGAAAGCACATAACATACAAGAGGTATATCAGAAAACGGTCGCTGAAAAGTTTGCTCTGGAAAAAAAGGTAATGACAGAGACACTGCACAAACATGGCATTTATACTGTACTAAGCACTCCCCAACAGCTCTCAGTAGACACGATCAATAAATATCTCGAGTTAAAGGCACGGGGAGTAATATAG
- the corA gene encoding magnesium/cobalt transporter CorA, translated as MKSPLEKSVQQTSIGVRKMTRAVKRMSLDALSLTKRKQNTYKLSENAGTAPGTLIYTGINTEESIEITLYQYDEENIKKQQSADLQEILGQLDREKHNWVNISALHNTEVIQKVGDHFGLHLLVMEDIINTVLSPQFESYEDHIFITLKMLKVNPETHMIEQEHVSFILGDYYLISFQETKHDVFEPVRQRLAGHKGRIRKRKIDYLLYALIDVIVDNYYTITEEINDHMNALEDELIHEPRQDVVERIIHQKRQIIELRKIIYPLREALRKLNNEEELIQGNTMRFFDDVYSHVDHVIGTMESQREVLIGFMDLYMSTISNRMNNVMKTLTIIATIFIPLTFVAGVYGMNFDNMPELHYKWGYPIAMGIMFVSGIGMYIYMRSRKWF; from the coding sequence ATGAAAAGTCCACTGGAAAAGTCTGTTCAGCAAACTAGCATAGGTGTCAGAAAAATGACTCGTGCTGTCAAGAGAATGTCGCTGGATGCCCTGTCTCTGACCAAAAGAAAACAAAATACATACAAACTCAGTGAAAATGCGGGTACAGCTCCCGGTACGCTCATTTATACAGGTATTAATACAGAAGAATCTATAGAAATCACCCTGTATCAATATGATGAAGAGAATATTAAGAAGCAACAGAGCGCTGATCTTCAGGAGATCCTTGGGCAACTGGATAGAGAAAAGCATAATTGGGTAAACATCAGTGCGCTGCACAATACAGAAGTGATACAGAAGGTAGGAGATCACTTTGGACTTCATTTGTTGGTGATGGAAGATATCATAAATACTGTGCTTTCTCCTCAGTTCGAGAGTTATGAAGACCATATATTTATCACCCTCAAGATGCTGAAAGTAAATCCTGAAACCCATATGATTGAGCAGGAGCATGTCAGTTTTATTCTGGGAGATTATTACCTCATTTCTTTTCAGGAGACCAAACATGACGTATTTGAGCCAGTTCGTCAACGACTGGCTGGTCATAAAGGAAGGATACGTAAAAGAAAGATTGACTATCTGCTATATGCTTTAATAGATGTGATTGTAGACAATTACTATACCATTACGGAAGAGATCAACGATCACATGAATGCCTTGGAGGATGAACTGATTCACGAACCCCGGCAGGATGTGGTAGAAAGAATTATCCATCAGAAACGACAGATTATTGAACTGCGCAAAATCATCTATCCTCTGAGGGAGGCACTGCGCAAGCTTAACAACGAAGAAGAGCTGATTCAAGGAAATACTATGCGTTTTTTTGATGATGTCTACAGCCACGTGGATCATGTCATCGGCACGATGGAGTCGCAGCGGGAGGTGCTGATTGGTTTTATGGATTTGTACATGTCAACGATCAGTAACCGTATGAATAATGTGATGAAAACGCTGACCATCATCGCAACTATCTTCATTCCACTCACTTTTGTGGCAGGTGTTTACGGAATGAACTTCGACAATATGCCAGAGCTACATTATAAATGGGGCTATCCCATAGCCATGGGAATCATGTTCGTTTCAGGCATAGGCATGTATATCTACATGCGGAGCAGAAAGTGGTTTTGA
- a CDS encoding DUF4129 domain-containing protein produces the protein MLVILISSYVSAQERVPDQVYYFNDSLRQEVEGLSIPPEIIEQYHADEDFDYRYGYQQTISLWDQFWGWILQQLSKLFGEVNFSFPINWLLYIFCAAIISFAVLRLTGVSISGIFNRQDQRSGMDVQDILDEDIHALNFEEEISKAQQAQDYRRAIRLLYIYTLKKLTDHDLIQWHQGKTNADYQRELQESDLQQDFRSLSIYYEYAWYGEFPVDTALYEKVNALHQSIDRQLAVSA, from the coding sequence ATGCTGGTAATCCTTATCAGCAGCTATGTCAGCGCACAGGAAAGGGTGCCCGATCAGGTGTATTACTTTAACGACTCTTTGAGACAGGAAGTGGAAGGGCTTAGTATACCTCCCGAGATCATAGAACAATACCATGCAGATGAAGATTTTGACTACCGCTACGGCTATCAGCAAACCATCAGCTTATGGGATCAGTTTTGGGGATGGATTCTACAGCAATTGAGCAAGCTGTTTGGAGAGGTAAATTTCAGCTTTCCCATCAACTGGTTGCTTTATATCTTTTGTGCAGCCATAATCAGCTTCGCAGTGCTGAGACTTACGGGAGTAAGCATCAGCGGTATATTTAATCGGCAGGATCAGAGGTCTGGTATGGATGTGCAGGATATACTGGATGAAGACATCCATGCACTTAATTTTGAAGAAGAGATAAGCAAGGCACAGCAGGCGCAGGATTATCGTAGAGCCATCCGTCTGCTTTATATTTATACCCTCAAAAAACTTACCGATCACGACTTGATTCAGTGGCATCAGGGTAAAACCAATGCAGATTATCAAAGAGAGTTGCAGGAGAGTGATTTACAGCAGGATTTTCGGAGCCTAAGTATTTATTACGAATATGCCTGGTACGGGGAATTTCCTGTAGATACTGCTCTTTATGAGAAAGTAAACGCATTACATCAAAGTATTGACCGACAACTTGCAGTGAGCGCATGA
- a CDS encoding AAA family ATPase encodes MEPKDEQTFQNRVDLSQLAESVEHIRKNIGEWIVGQDRMIDLIITALLADGHVLLEGVPGVAKTLTAKLVAKTVSVGFSRIQFTPDLMPSDVLGTSVFNAKTTDFEYRKGPVFSNIVLVDEINRAPAKTQASLFEVMEERQITTDLHTFIMEEPFLVLATQNPIEQEGTYRLPEAQLDRFLFKIEVGYPTLDEETMMLERFHRRHNRQDISQVKPAITAEQLKSYREKVGNIHIEDHLIRYIAAIVNESRQAKSLYLGASPRASLAIMTSSKAYAAIHGRDFVTPEDIKSMALPVMVHRVILTPEAEMEGQRVHAVLQQMINKVEVPR; translated from the coding sequence ATGGAACCAAAGGACGAACAGACATTTCAAAACCGGGTAGACCTCAGCCAACTGGCGGAAAGCGTGGAGCATATCCGCAAAAATATCGGGGAGTGGATCGTTGGGCAGGATCGTATGATAGACCTCATCATCACAGCCCTGCTGGCCGATGGCCATGTGCTGCTGGAGGGTGTACCCGGAGTAGCTAAAACCTTAACGGCCAAGCTGGTAGCCAAAACCGTGTCTGTAGGATTTTCACGTATTCAGTTCACCCCGGACCTGATGCCTTCTGATGTGCTGGGGACTTCTGTTTTCAATGCCAAAACCACAGATTTTGAGTACCGCAAAGGTCCTGTCTTTTCTAATATTGTATTGGTAGATGAGATCAACCGTGCACCAGCCAAGACACAGGCTTCTCTTTTTGAAGTGATGGAAGAACGACAGATTACCACGGATCTTCATACGTTTATCATGGAAGAACCTTTTCTGGTACTGGCCACGCAAAACCCTATTGAGCAGGAAGGGACTTACCGCTTACCGGAAGCGCAGCTAGACCGTTTTTTGTTCAAGATAGAAGTAGGATACCCTACCTTAGATGAAGAAACCATGATGCTGGAGCGTTTTCATCGTCGTCATAACAGACAGGATATTTCGCAGGTAAAACCTGCTATTACGGCGGAGCAATTGAAAAGCTATCGGGAGAAAGTGGGTAACATCCATATAGAAGACCATCTGATCCGTTACATTGCGGCGATTGTTAATGAGAGCCGTCAGGCCAAATCTTTGTATCTGGGTGCTTCCCCCCGCGCTTCGCTGGCCATCATGACTAGCTCTAAAGCCTATGCTGCCATTCACGGACGTGATTTTGTGACCCCTGAGGATATCAAGTCAATGGCACTTCCAGTAATGGTACATCGTGTGATTCTTACCCCAGAAGCAGAGATGGAAGGGCAGCGTGTACATGCGGTGCTCCAACAAATGATAAATAAAGTAGAAGTGCCGAGATAG